In a single window of the candidate division WOR-3 bacterium genome:
- a CDS encoding energy transducer TonB, producing MTKELMISFVGHILVIGSFVVFSTAFVKETMRPIFHEIYWIQIEPLVENNSQEASGITTAPVLKIAKRTEKKEKTTVKSQQNINSLAKIPGSIGIKLSDKIGKESYYIELMLKKIANNWENPLRNLGVSLQATVCFVIKKTGEISCVKLEKSSGNSIFDYSVERAVINTKILPPLDGEFPHLESLIVHLEFEQKQQ from the coding sequence AGAATTAATGATATCATTTGTTGGGCATATACTGGTTATCGGTTCGTTTGTTGTATTTTCAACGGCATTTGTTAAAGAAACCATGCGCCCAATATTTCATGAAATTTACTGGATACAAATAGAACCATTAGTTGAGAACAATTCGCAAGAAGCCTCAGGTATTACTACGGCGCCCGTACTAAAAATTGCAAAACGAACCGAAAAAAAAGAAAAAACTACTGTTAAATCACAACAGAATATAAATAGTCTAGCCAAGATACCTGGTTCAATAGGGATTAAGCTTTCAGACAAAATTGGTAAGGAGTCTTATTATATCGAACTTATGTTAAAAAAAATTGCAAATAATTGGGAAAACCCACTACGAAACCTGGGAGTTTCATTGCAAGCCACAGTATGTTTTGTGATTAAAAAGACTGGCGAAATATCTTGTGTGAAACTTGAAAAGTCCTCAGGCAATTCAATTTTTGATTATAGTGTGGAACGGGCGGTTATTAATACCAAAATATTACCGCCGCTTGACGGGGAATTTCCCCACTTAGAATCACTTATTGTTCATTTAGAATTCGAACAAAAACAACAATAG